From one Streptomyces sp. N50 genomic stretch:
- a CDS encoding ABC transporter permease produces the protein MFFDSDLLMSALRALTPILLAALGGALCERAGVFNIGLEGMMLMGCFTSVATSWFTGSAWLGVLAAALAAAAYSLILAVGAVTLRGDAVVLGIAMNLLAVGLTSFLLRTVFGVQGTFDDPSLAGLPLVGGFTPLAYLAFVTVAVAAVMLSRSVWGLRLRGVGEAPDAAATLGVSPAKYKYAAVLISGVLCGLAGAQLALGNVTLFSENMTAGRGWIAVVAVMLGRAAPVGVLLAALLFGLAEAAGFRLQGVGLPQQATDAAPYVVTLVALFLSTARRRRRTANSPSGATT, from the coding sequence ATGTTCTTCGACTCCGATCTGCTGATGTCGGCGCTGCGCGCGCTGACCCCCATCCTGCTGGCCGCACTCGGCGGTGCCCTGTGCGAGCGTGCGGGCGTCTTCAACATCGGCCTCGAAGGCATGATGCTGATGGGCTGCTTCACGTCGGTGGCCACGAGTTGGTTCACGGGCAGTGCCTGGCTCGGCGTCCTCGCCGCCGCCCTCGCGGCGGCCGCGTATTCGCTGATCCTCGCCGTCGGCGCGGTAACTCTGCGCGGGGACGCGGTCGTTCTCGGAATCGCCATGAATCTCCTGGCAGTTGGCCTGACCAGCTTCCTGCTGCGTACGGTCTTCGGTGTGCAGGGCACTTTCGACGATCCGTCACTCGCCGGGCTGCCGTTGGTCGGTGGCTTCACCCCGCTCGCGTATCTGGCGTTCGTCACGGTCGCGGTGGCCGCGGTGATGCTGTCCCGGAGTGTGTGGGGGCTGCGGCTGCGCGGGGTCGGTGAGGCGCCGGACGCGGCGGCCACGCTCGGGGTGAGCCCGGCGAAGTACAAGTACGCGGCGGTGCTGATCTCGGGTGTCCTGTGCGGGCTCGCGGGGGCCCAACTCGCGCTCGGCAACGTCACGTTGTTCTCCGAGAACATGACGGCGGGCCGGGGCTGGATCGCCGTCGTCGCGGTCATGCTCGGCCGCGCGGCACCCGTCGGCGTGCTGCTCGCCGCGCTGCTCTTCGGTCTCGCCGAGGCCGCCGGCTTCCGCCTCCAGGGCGTCGGCCTGCCCCAACAGGCCACCGACGCCGCGCCCTACGTCGTGACGCTCGTCGCCCTCTTCCTCTCGACGGCCCGCCGCCGTCGCCGTACCGCCAACTCCCCTTCCGGAGCCACCACATGA
- a CDS encoding nucleoside phosphorylase, which produces MTQDLLPITRIPRTGLPVHAVVVGDPARAAAVAALLDGAEEVSYHREYRVFSGSWKGLPVTVASHGVGGPGAILLFQELADAGVRTFLRFGTAGAMKPGIGDGDLVIAEAAVRDDGVTQQLLPPEYPAVSSPEAVFALQRAARAADAPHHRGIVWTRAAFQPGLLPLFSYDGAGLAAIEMELSALLVTASLRGLVAGGVLVIDGANADELVDAETTGGYDPHREVVAAGVERGAIVSLEALRLLAEGEELTA; this is translated from the coding sequence ATGACGCAGGACCTGCTGCCCATCACCCGCATTCCTCGCACCGGACTTCCCGTGCACGCGGTCGTCGTCGGCGACCCGGCGCGTGCCGCTGCCGTCGCCGCGCTGCTGGACGGTGCCGAGGAGGTGTCGTACCACCGCGAATACCGTGTGTTCAGCGGGAGTTGGAAGGGCCTGCCGGTCACCGTCGCCTCGCACGGAGTGGGCGGACCGGGCGCGATCCTGCTGTTCCAGGAACTGGCGGACGCGGGCGTCCGCACCTTCCTGCGCTTCGGCACGGCGGGCGCGATGAAGCCCGGCATCGGCGACGGCGACCTCGTCATCGCCGAGGCGGCCGTACGCGACGACGGCGTCACCCAGCAACTCCTCCCCCCGGAGTACCCGGCCGTCTCCTCCCCCGAGGCCGTCTTCGCCCTCCAGCGCGCGGCCCGCGCCGCCGACGCCCCGCACCACCGCGGCATCGTCTGGACCCGAGCGGCCTTCCAGCCCGGCCTCCTCCCCCTCTTCTCCTACGACGGCGCCGGGCTCGCGGCGATCGAGATGGAGCTGTCGGCGCTGCTGGTGACGGCCTCGCTGCGGGGTCTTGTCGCGGGCGGGGTGCTGGTCATCGACGGTGCCAACGCCGATGAACTCGTCGACGCGGAGACCACCGGAGGGTACGACCCGCACCGGGAGGTCGTCGCGGCCGGTGTCGAGCGCGGGGCGATCGTCTCCTTGGAGGCGCTCCGACTGCTCGCCGAGGGCGAGGAGTTGACGGCGTGA
- a CDS encoding amidohydrolase: protein MNIDLLVHGGDVLTVDEAGAVVRDGAVAVHEGAIVAVGPAAELTTRFRAAESIDASGCLVLPGLINTHTHLAMTLLRGRADDVTLQGFLERVLKWEAELLTPKNVAAAVRLAVAESVRAGVTSALDMYWFHEAAEQAARETGWRLHTGPTFMDVPEPPDRLAYEDRLDWARRDLAARGTTRPGLRPVLFAHSTYTLAPDQLVEIAALAREFGALLHIHAAENPTEVATVEVKYGKRPVELLDSLGLLGPDLLLAHAVDLTGPEIAALARTGTSVAHCPVSNLKLGCGIAPVPRLLSAGVTVGLGTDGAVSSNTLDVLGAVRQAALVHKAGGDPTAVGAEQAVRMATIEGARALGLGDHLGSLEAGKRADLVVLDLDAPHLRPLHDPWSTLAYAAHSADVRDTVVDGRVLMRNRTLATLDEEAVLAELEALA from the coding sequence TTGAACATCGACCTGTTGGTGCACGGCGGTGACGTCCTCACCGTCGACGAGGCCGGAGCGGTCGTACGGGACGGGGCAGTTGCCGTCCACGAGGGCGCGATCGTCGCCGTAGGACCGGCCGCGGAGCTGACAACTCGGTTCAGGGCGGCGGAGTCCATTGACGCGTCGGGCTGTCTCGTCCTGCCCGGACTCATCAACACGCACACCCACCTCGCGATGACGCTGCTGCGCGGCCGGGCCGACGACGTGACTCTCCAGGGCTTCCTGGAACGGGTGTTGAAGTGGGAGGCCGAACTGCTGACGCCGAAGAACGTGGCGGCAGCGGTGCGGCTCGCGGTGGCCGAGAGCGTGCGGGCCGGGGTGACCTCGGCGCTCGACATGTACTGGTTCCACGAGGCGGCCGAGCAGGCGGCGCGCGAGACGGGCTGGCGACTGCACACCGGGCCCACCTTCATGGACGTACCGGAACCGCCTGACCGTCTCGCCTACGAGGACCGACTCGACTGGGCGCGACGGGACTTGGCGGCGCGGGGCACCACACGCCCCGGCCTGCGCCCGGTCCTCTTCGCGCACTCGACCTACACCCTCGCCCCTGACCAGTTGGTCGAAATCGCCGCTCTGGCAAGGGAGTTCGGGGCACTCCTGCACATCCACGCGGCGGAGAACCCGACCGAGGTCGCCACCGTCGAGGTCAAGTACGGCAAGCGGCCTGTGGAGTTGCTCGACTCGCTCGGGCTGCTCGGTCCCGATCTGCTGCTCGCGCACGCCGTGGATCTGACCGGCCCGGAGATCGCGGCACTGGCCCGTACGGGTACGTCGGTCGCCCACTGTCCCGTCTCCAACCTGAAGTTGGGCTGCGGAATCGCGCCTGTGCCACGGCTGTTGAGCGCGGGCGTCACCGTCGGGCTGGGCACGGACGGTGCGGTCAGCTCCAACACGCTGGACGTGCTGGGCGCCGTACGGCAGGCGGCTCTCGTGCACAAGGCGGGCGGTGACCCGACTGCGGTCGGTGCCGAACAGGCCGTACGGATGGCGACGATCGAGGGCGCGCGAGCGCTGGGCCTGGGTGATCACCTGGGTTCGCTGGAGGCCGGCAAGCGGGCCGATCTCGTCGTACTCGATCTCGACGCGCCGCATCTGCGGCCGCTGCACGACCCGTGGTCGACGCTCGCGTACGCGGCGCACTCGGCGGACGTACGGGACACGGTGGTGGACGGCCGGGTGCTGATGCGGAACCGGACACTGGCCACGCTGGACGAGGAAGCCGTGCTCGCGGAGCTCGAAGCACTTGCCTGA
- a CDS encoding FadR/GntR family transcriptional regulator yields the protein MAVTDEAIEKIKGMIVSGALRPGDRLPKESELAAELGLSRNSLREAVRALSLIRILDVRQGDGTYVTSLDPQLLLEALSFVVDFHRDDTVLEFLAVRRILEPAATGMAALRISEQQLDALSAQLDALGGAPSVEELVACDLEFHRGIVQSSGNSVLCSLLDGLSGPTTRARIWRGLTQEDAVSRTLHEHRAILGALRDRDAEAARSWATVHIASVEQWLRSTL from the coding sequence ATGGCAGTCACCGATGAGGCGATCGAGAAAATCAAGGGAATGATCGTCTCCGGCGCGCTGCGTCCCGGGGACCGGCTGCCCAAGGAGAGCGAACTCGCCGCCGAACTGGGCCTGTCCCGCAACTCCCTGCGGGAGGCCGTGCGCGCCCTGTCACTGATCCGCATCCTGGACGTGCGGCAGGGCGACGGCACGTACGTCACGAGCCTCGATCCCCAACTCCTGCTGGAGGCGCTGAGTTTCGTCGTCGACTTCCACCGCGACGACACGGTCCTCGAATTCCTGGCCGTACGGCGGATTCTGGAGCCGGCCGCCACGGGGATGGCGGCGCTGCGGATCAGCGAGCAGCAACTGGACGCGCTCTCCGCCCAGTTGGACGCGCTGGGCGGTGCCCCCTCGGTGGAGGAACTGGTCGCGTGCGACCTGGAGTTCCACCGGGGCATCGTGCAGAGCTCCGGCAACTCGGTGCTCTGCTCGCTCCTCGACGGTCTGTCCGGGCCGACCACGCGAGCCCGGATCTGGCGCGGTCTGACCCAGGAGGACGCGGTGAGCCGGACCCTGCACGAGCACCGGGCGATCCTGGGCGCGCTGCGCGACCGGGACGCGGAGGCGGCGCGGTCGTGGGCGACCGTGCACATCGCGAGCGTGGAGCAGTGGCTGCGTTCGACCCTGTGA
- a CDS encoding PAC2 family protein, with amino-acid sequence MIELEGVPELIDPVMVAAFEGWNDAGDAASTAVAHLDREWKGEVFAALDAEDYYDFQVNRPTVWMDAGVRKITWPTTRLSVVRVGGEKPRDLVLVRGIEPSMRWRSFCNELLGFAHELGVELVVILGALLGDTPHTRPVPISGTTSDADLAQRMDLEETKYEGPTGIVGILQEACTHAGVPAVSLWAAVPHYVSQPPNPKATLALLNRLEDLIDVRIPLGELPEDARAWQVGVDQLAAEDSEVAEYVQTLEEARDTAELPEASGEAIAREFERYLRRRDGGGNPTPGGHATADGSDSASYLRDNPGGRAKPTRPAKPDTEPEPDADADDEDSSEE; translated from the coding sequence GTGATCGAGCTGGAGGGGGTTCCCGAGCTGATCGACCCAGTGATGGTGGCCGCGTTCGAGGGCTGGAACGACGCCGGCGACGCCGCCTCCACCGCGGTCGCGCACCTGGACAGGGAGTGGAAGGGCGAGGTGTTCGCGGCGCTGGACGCCGAGGACTACTACGACTTCCAGGTCAACCGGCCCACGGTGTGGATGGACGCCGGCGTGCGAAAGATCACATGGCCGACAACGCGCCTCTCGGTGGTCCGGGTCGGCGGCGAGAAGCCGCGCGATCTCGTACTCGTCCGAGGTATCGAACCGTCGATGCGCTGGCGCTCGTTCTGCAACGAACTGCTGGGCTTCGCCCACGAGTTGGGCGTGGAGCTGGTGGTGATCCTGGGCGCGCTGCTCGGTGACACCCCGCACACGCGTCCGGTGCCGATCAGCGGCACCACGTCGGACGCGGACCTGGCGCAGCGGATGGACCTGGAGGAGACGAAGTACGAGGGTCCCACCGGGATCGTCGGCATCCTCCAGGAGGCGTGCACGCACGCGGGCGTACCGGCCGTGTCGCTGTGGGCGGCGGTGCCGCACTACGTGTCGCAGCCGCCCAACCCGAAGGCCACCCTGGCGCTGCTCAACCGCCTGGAGGACCTGATCGACGTGCGTATCCCGCTGGGCGAGCTGCCCGAGGACGCGCGCGCCTGGCAGGTCGGCGTGGACCAGCTGGCCGCCGAGGACAGCGAGGTCGCCGAGTACGTCCAGACGCTGGAGGAGGCCCGGGACACCGCGGAGCTGCCGGAGGCGTCGGGCGAGGCGATCGCGCGTGAGTTCGAACGCTATCTGCGGAGGCGTGACGGCGGCGGCAACCCGACGCCCGGTGGTCACGCGACGGCGGACGGCAGCGACAGCGCGTCGTATCTGCGGGACAACCCCGGCGGCCGTGCGAAGCCGACGAGACCCGCGAAGCCGGACACGGAGCCGGAGCCGGATGCCGACGCGGACGACGAGGACTCCTCCGAGGAGTGA
- the mshC gene encoding cysteine--1-D-myo-inosityl 2-amino-2-deoxy-alpha-D-glucopyranoside ligase, whose protein sequence is MYAWPASEVPALPGKGRDLRIHDTATGGLVTLDPGHIARMYVCGITPYDATHMGHAATYNAFDLVQRVWLDTKRQVYYVQNVTDVDDPLLERAERDGVDWVALAEKEIALFREDMTALRMLPPKQYIGAVEAIPGIVPLVERLRDAGAAYELEGDTYFSVGSDPNFGKVSNLDAAAMRLLSAERGGDPDRPGKKNPLDPMLWMAAREGEPSWDGGSLGRGRPGWHIECVAIALDHLGMGFDVQGGGSDLAFPHHEMGASHAQVLTGEFPMAKAYVHAGMVGLDGEKMSKSRGNLVFVSALRREGVDPAAIRLALLAHHYRSDWEWTDGVLADAVARLGRWRAAVSRPDGPSAVTVVEEMREALANDLDAPAALAAVDRWAALQRDRGGSDEGAPGVVSRAVDALLGVAL, encoded by the coding sequence ATGTATGCCTGGCCCGCTTCTGAGGTCCCCGCCCTTCCCGGCAAGGGCCGCGACCTCCGGATCCACGACACCGCGACCGGCGGTCTGGTCACCCTGGACCCCGGTCACATCGCCCGTATGTACGTCTGCGGCATCACGCCGTACGACGCCACCCACATGGGGCACGCGGCGACCTACAACGCGTTCGACCTCGTGCAGCGCGTGTGGCTCGACACGAAGCGGCAGGTTTACTACGTCCAGAACGTGACCGACGTCGACGACCCGCTCCTGGAGCGCGCCGAGCGCGACGGCGTCGACTGGGTGGCCCTCGCGGAGAAGGAGATCGCGCTCTTCCGCGAGGACATGACCGCGCTGCGCATGCTGCCCCCGAAGCAGTACATCGGCGCGGTCGAGGCGATACCCGGCATCGTGCCGCTCGTCGAGCGCCTCAGGGACGCCGGTGCCGCCTACGAGCTGGAGGGGGACACCTACTTCTCCGTAGGGTCCGACCCGAACTTCGGCAAGGTCTCGAACCTCGACGCGGCCGCCATGCGCCTGCTGTCCGCCGAGCGCGGCGGCGACCCGGACCGCCCGGGCAAGAAGAACCCGCTCGACCCGATGCTCTGGATGGCGGCCCGCGAGGGCGAACCGAGCTGGGACGGCGGTTCGTTGGGCCGCGGGCGCCCCGGCTGGCACATCGAGTGCGTGGCCATCGCCCTGGACCACCTCGGCATGGGCTTCGACGTGCAGGGCGGCGGCTCCGACCTCGCCTTCCCGCACCACGAGATGGGCGCCTCGCACGCCCAGGTGCTGACCGGCGAGTTCCCGATGGCCAAGGCGTACGTCCACGCCGGCATGGTCGGCCTCGACGGCGAGAAGATGTCGAAGTCCCGGGGCAACCTCGTCTTCGTCTCCGCACTGCGCCGCGAGGGCGTCGACCCGGCCGCCATCCGGCTCGCCCTGCTCGCCCACCACTACCGCTCCGACTGGGAGTGGACCGACGGGGTGCTCGCGGACGCGGTCGCCCGGCTCGGGCGCTGGCGTGCCGCCGTCTCCCGGCCCGATGGCCCCTCCGCCGTCACGGTCGTCGAGGAGATGCGCGAGGCCCTCGCGAACGACCTGGACGCCCCGGCCGCGCTCGCCGCGGTCGACCGCTGGGCCGCTCTCCAGCGGGACCGGGGCGGCAGCGACGAGGGCGCCCCCGGCGTCGTCTCGCGTGCCGTGGACGCCCTGTTGGGCGTGGCCCTCTAG
- a CDS encoding SCO1664 family protein, which translates to MSAPERIPPRSVTTAELLAKGELTVRGQIREASNAVLFCSVTYEGREASCVYKPVAGERPLWDFPDGNLARREVAAYEVSEATGWSLVPTTVLRDGPYGEGMCQLWIETAAESELLALVDGEEPEEGWKAIGFAEVGEGKTALLVHADDERLRRLAVLDAVINNADRKGGHLLPADEGRLYGIDHGVTFNAENKLRTLLWGWAGEPLTPEAVDVLQALREALRDGGGLAVKLAELITDAELDATRARVDAMLADGKHPEPSGEWPAIPWPPV; encoded by the coding sequence ATGTCCGCGCCAGAACGGATACCGCCGCGGAGCGTGACCACGGCCGAGCTGCTCGCCAAGGGTGAGCTGACAGTGCGCGGGCAGATCCGCGAGGCCTCGAACGCGGTGCTGTTCTGCTCCGTGACGTACGAGGGCCGCGAGGCGTCCTGCGTGTACAAACCCGTCGCCGGGGAGCGCCCCCTGTGGGACTTCCCGGACGGCAACCTCGCCCGGCGCGAGGTCGCCGCCTACGAGGTCTCCGAGGCGACCGGTTGGAGCCTCGTGCCGACCACCGTGCTGCGCGACGGGCCGTACGGCGAGGGCATGTGCCAGCTGTGGATCGAGACCGCGGCCGAGTCCGAACTGCTCGCCCTGGTCGACGGCGAGGAACCCGAGGAGGGCTGGAAAGCCATCGGCTTCGCCGAGGTCGGCGAAGGCAAAACGGCCCTCCTGGTGCACGCCGACGACGAGCGGCTGCGCAGGCTCGCCGTCCTGGACGCGGTCATCAACAACGCCGACCGCAAGGGCGGCCATCTGCTGCCCGCCGACGAGGGGCGCCTCTACGGCATCGACCACGGTGTCACCTTCAACGCCGAGAACAAGCTGCGCACCCTCCTGTGGGGCTGGGCGGGCGAGCCGCTGACTCCGGAGGCGGTCGACGTCCTCCAGGCGCTCAGGGAGGCGCTGAGGGACGGTGGCGGGCTCGCCGTGAAGCTCGCCGAGCTGATCACCGACGCGGAACTCGACGCCACGCGCGCGCGGGTCGACGCGATGCTGGCGGACGGGAAGCATCCCGAGCCGAGCGGTGAGTGGCCGGCCATTCCGTGGCCGCCGGTGTGA
- a CDS encoding DUF3090 domain-containing protein: protein MSRQVFLYDPPDRFVAGTVGLPGRRTFFLQAASGPRVTSVALEKTQVAALAERMDELLDEVVRRSGGSAAVPAVTPTEISDTRPLETPVEEEFRVGTMALAWDGEEQRMIVEAQALVELDADTDEDLAEAEERLLQDEENGPPMLRVRLTGAQARAFAKRALDVVNAGRPPCPLCSLPLDPEGHVCPRQNGYRRGA from the coding sequence GTGTCCCGTCAGGTGTTCCTCTACGACCCGCCGGACCGCTTCGTAGCCGGCACGGTCGGACTGCCCGGGCGCCGTACGTTCTTCCTCCAGGCCGCCTCGGGTCCTCGGGTGACCAGCGTGGCCCTGGAGAAGACGCAGGTCGCCGCGCTCGCCGAGCGCATGGACGAGCTTCTGGACGAGGTCGTACGGCGCAGTGGCGGCAGCGCGGCCGTCCCGGCCGTCACCCCCACCGAGATCTCCGACACCCGCCCGCTGGAGACCCCCGTCGAGGAGGAGTTCCGCGTCGGCACCATGGCGCTCGCCTGGGACGGTGAGGAGCAGCGCATGATCGTCGAGGCGCAGGCCCTCGTCGAACTCGACGCCGACACCGACGAGGACCTCGCCGAGGCCGAGGAGCGCCTCCTCCAGGACGAGGAGAACGGCCCCCCGATGCTGCGGGTCCGCCTCACCGGAGCCCAGGCCCGCGCCTTCGCCAAGCGGGCCCTGGACGTCGTCAACGCCGGCCGTCCGCCCTGCCCGCTGTGCAGCCTCCCGCTCGACCCGGAAGGACACGTATGTCCGCGCCAGAACGGATACCGCCGCGGAGCGTGA
- a CDS encoding histidine phosphatase family protein: MPTLILVRHGRSTANTGGVLAGWTPGVALDERGNAQAAALPGRLAALPIAEVVASPLQRCQETLQPLLDARPELRLHTEERIGECHYGDWSGRKLAELMDEPLMEVVQSHPSSAAFPGGESMRAMQTRAAEAVREWNARVERDHGADAVYLMCSHGDIIKSLVADALGLHLDLFQRISVEPCSITAIRYTRLRPFLVRLGDTGDLASLAPREEPPGDHATVGGGAGAP; the protein is encoded by the coding sequence ATGCCCACGTTGATCCTTGTCCGGCACGGACGTTCGACCGCCAACACCGGGGGAGTGCTCGCCGGCTGGACGCCCGGTGTCGCCCTCGACGAGCGGGGCAACGCCCAGGCCGCCGCGCTCCCCGGACGGCTCGCCGCGCTGCCGATCGCCGAGGTCGTCGCCAGCCCGCTGCAGCGCTGCCAGGAGACCCTCCAGCCCCTCCTGGACGCCCGCCCCGAGCTGCGGCTGCACACGGAGGAGCGGATCGGGGAGTGCCACTACGGGGACTGGTCGGGCCGCAAGCTCGCCGAGCTGATGGACGAGCCCCTGATGGAGGTCGTCCAGTCGCACCCCTCGTCGGCCGCGTTCCCCGGCGGCGAGTCGATGCGCGCGATGCAGACCCGCGCGGCCGAGGCCGTACGCGAGTGGAACGCGCGCGTGGAGCGCGATCACGGCGCCGACGCCGTCTACCTCATGTGCTCGCACGGCGACATCATCAAGTCCCTTGTCGCGGACGCACTCGGACTTCATCTCGACCTCTTCCAGCGGATCTCTGTAGAACCGTGTTCCATCACCGCGATCCGTTACACCCGTCTCAGGCCTTTTCTCGTACGGCTCGGGGACACCGGTGATCTCGCCTCCCTGGCGCCGCGCGAGGAGCCCCCGGGCGACCACGCCACGGTCGGGGGCGGCGCGGGCGCACCGTGA
- the corA gene encoding magnesium/cobalt transporter CorA has protein sequence MIVDYAIYRDGRRTEGPGDFSDGLDHCRRVGDAFVWIGLYEPTEKEFDRVTQEFALHPLAVEDALTAHQRPKLEVYDDSLFVVLKPVGYEADSDVVTSGEVMVFVGDSFVVTVRHGMEAPLAAVRHRLEEEPEMLRHGPTAVLYSIADAVVDHYVDVAGELQTDLEELEAAVFSPTGGGSRTTASRIYTFKRQILEFRRATGPLAQPLARLAGVGLAGDRVPFVNDRSRPFFRDVNDHLMKVNESVEGLDRLVSDVLSAHLAQTSVRQNDDMRKISGWAAMAAVPTMIAGIYGMNFDHMPELHWLWGYPGVILLMLALEVLLYRTFKRRGWL, from the coding sequence GTGATCGTCGACTACGCCATCTACCGTGACGGACGCCGGACGGAGGGGCCCGGCGACTTCTCCGACGGCCTGGACCACTGCCGCCGCGTGGGCGACGCCTTCGTCTGGATCGGCCTCTACGAGCCTACGGAGAAGGAGTTCGACCGCGTCACCCAGGAGTTCGCCCTGCACCCCCTGGCCGTCGAGGACGCCCTCACCGCGCATCAACGCCCCAAGCTGGAGGTCTACGACGACTCGCTCTTCGTGGTCCTCAAGCCGGTGGGCTACGAGGCCGACAGCGACGTCGTCACCTCCGGCGAGGTCATGGTCTTCGTGGGCGACTCCTTCGTGGTGACCGTCCGGCACGGCATGGAGGCTCCCCTGGCGGCCGTACGACACCGTCTTGAGGAGGAGCCGGAGATGCTGCGGCACGGGCCGACGGCGGTGCTGTACTCGATCGCGGACGCGGTGGTCGACCACTACGTGGACGTGGCGGGCGAGTTGCAGACCGACCTGGAGGAGCTGGAGGCGGCGGTGTTCTCGCCGACGGGTGGCGGCTCGCGGACCACGGCCTCGCGGATCTACACCTTCAAGCGGCAGATCCTGGAGTTCCGCCGGGCGACCGGACCGCTCGCACAGCCGCTGGCCCGGCTCGCGGGCGTCGGTCTCGCCGGGGACCGGGTGCCGTTCGTGAACGACAGGTCGCGGCCGTTCTTCCGTGACGTGAACGACCACCTGATGAAGGTCAACGAGTCCGTGGAGGGCTTGGACCGGCTGGTGTCGGACGTCCTGTCGGCGCATCTCGCGCAGACCAGCGTCCGGCAGAACGACGACATGCGGAAGATCTCCGGCTGGGCCGCCATGGCCGCCGTCCCCACGATGATCGCGGGGATCTACGGCATGAACTTCGACCACATGCCGGAGCTGCACTGGCTGTGGGGGTATCCGGGGGTGATCCTGCTGATGCTCGCCCTGGAGGTGCTGCTGTACCGGACGTTCAAGCGGCGCGGCTGGCTGTAG
- a CDS encoding ferritin-like domain-containing protein → MLSAKSLFQEILDNDESFRLFCSIAASGESQGGWENGRIAVLVPPAERDLAPKISRHGADEDKHGRIFNALLKKRGLTPVPVPADTDYTMLLERQGIGLAHEKLKGETPLTVQDIVTYLAHSRVTEQRASEEMDLLRRNFADHPDLGRAVRMISNDEDNHLAYCHEELLRFAAAGHGRAIQRTLRECALAEIRVYRDVSLAVMAHMGRVLGWPRAKSAALAAGIHAVYAYERLGGWRRMVSLRMPERRDALGGPATAAAEFA, encoded by the coding sequence ATGCTGTCGGCCAAGAGTCTGTTCCAGGAGATCCTCGACAACGACGAGTCGTTCCGGCTGTTCTGCTCCATCGCGGCCAGCGGCGAGTCCCAGGGCGGCTGGGAGAACGGACGCATCGCCGTCCTCGTCCCGCCGGCCGAACGCGACCTCGCCCCCAAGATCAGCCGGCACGGCGCAGACGAGGACAAGCACGGGCGCATTTTCAACGCCCTTCTTAAGAAGCGCGGCCTTACACCCGTCCCGGTTCCGGCCGACACCGACTACACGATGCTTCTGGAGCGGCAGGGCATCGGTCTCGCGCACGAGAAGCTCAAGGGCGAGACGCCGCTCACCGTCCAGGACATCGTCACCTATCTCGCGCACAGCCGGGTCACCGAACAGCGCGCCTCCGAGGAGATGGACCTGCTGCGCAGGAACTTCGCCGACCACCCCGACCTCGGCCGCGCGGTACGGATGATCTCGAACGACGAGGACAACCATCTCGCCTACTGCCACGAGGAGTTGCTGCGCTTCGCCGCCGCCGGACACGGCCGCGCCATCCAACGGACGCTCCGGGAGTGCGCGTTGGCGGAGATCCGCGTCTACCGTGACGTCAGCCTCGCGGTGATGGCCCACATGGGACGCGTCCTCGGCTGGCCGCGCGCCAAGTCGGCCGCGCTCGCCGCGGGCATCCACGCCGTGTACGCCTACGAACGGCTCGGCGGCTGGCGGCGGATGGTGTCCCTGAGGATGCCGGAGCGCCGTGACGCCCTCGGCGGACCGGCCACCGCGGCCGCTGAGTTCGCGTAG